The Fictibacillus arsenicus genome contains a region encoding:
- a CDS encoding Dps family protein produces MFMNSIQDVLNKQVANWNVLFVKLHNYHWYVKGPHFFTLHEKFEELYNEAATNIDELAERLLVLKGTPVATMKEYLEMATIEEAKGGEKAEEMVHNVINDFEQLISEIKEGMEVTEREGDEVTHDMLLSVRESLAKHNWMLRAFVS; encoded by the coding sequence ATGTTTATGAATTCCATTCAAGATGTACTAAACAAACAAGTTGCCAACTGGAACGTGCTATTTGTGAAACTGCATAACTATCATTGGTATGTAAAAGGACCTCACTTTTTTACGCTTCATGAAAAATTTGAGGAACTTTACAATGAAGCAGCAACGAACATTGATGAACTCGCTGAACGTCTACTCGTTCTAAAGGGAACACCCGTAGCAACTATGAAAGAATATTTGGAGATGGCTACAATAGAAGAAGCGAAAGGCGGCGAAAAAGCGGAAGAGATGGTTCATAATGTAATAAATGATTTTGAGCAATTGATTTCCGAGATTAAAGAAGGTATGGAAGTAACCGAGCGCGAAGGCGATGAAGTTACACATGATATGCTGCTTTCAGTTCGTGAAAGCCTGGCAAAACATAACTGGATGCTTCGTGCTTTCGTGAGCTAA
- a CDS encoding TlpA family protein disulfide reductase encodes MKLREQMPELDGATAWLNDEVQKEELVGEKATLIHFWSVSCGLCKEAMPDVNELRDEYEDDLNVVAVHMPRSENDLDMSVIEQMAIGHDITQPIYVDSEHKLTDAFENKYVPAYYVFDREGKLRHFQAGGSGMDMLRKRLNRVLNEETK; translated from the coding sequence ATGAAATTACGTGAACAAATGCCTGAATTAGATGGTGCTACAGCATGGTTGAACGATGAAGTGCAAAAAGAAGAGCTTGTAGGGGAAAAAGCAACTTTGATTCATTTTTGGTCAGTGAGCTGTGGTCTTTGTAAAGAAGCAATGCCAGATGTGAACGAACTACGTGATGAGTATGAAGACGATCTAAACGTGGTTGCAGTCCACATGCCTCGTTCTGAAAACGATCTGGACATGAGTGTGATTGAACAGATGGCAATTGGACATGATATTACTCAACCGATCTATGTAGACAGTGAGCACAAACTGACAGATGCATTTGAAAATAAATATGTACCGGCTTATTATGTGTTCGATAGAGAAGGTAAACTTCGTCACTTTCAAGCGGGAGGAAGCGGAATGGACATGCTTCGCAAACGCTTAAACCGTGTTTTAAATGAAGAAACAAAATAG
- a CDS encoding peroxiredoxin, whose protein sequence is MAERMVGKQAPRFEMEAIMPNKETKKVSLVENMKNGKWTVLFFYPMDFTFVCPTEITALSDRYDEFEDLDAEVIGVSTDTVHTHLAWINTKREDNGLGELNYPLAADTNHQVSRDYGVLIEEEGVALRGLFIINPEGEMMYQVVFHNNIGRDADETLRVLQALQTGGLCPANWKPGQKTL, encoded by the coding sequence ATGGCAGAAAGAATGGTAGGCAAACAGGCACCTCGCTTTGAAATGGAAGCAATCATGCCGAACAAAGAGACGAAAAAAGTAAGTTTAGTAGAGAACATGAAAAACGGAAAATGGACAGTTCTTTTCTTTTATCCAATGGACTTTACCTTTGTATGTCCGACAGAAATCACGGCATTGTCTGACAGATATGATGAATTCGAGGACTTGGATGCCGAAGTGATCGGAGTTTCAACGGATACGGTTCATACGCATCTAGCATGGATTAACACTAAGCGTGAAGATAATGGACTGGGTGAACTGAACTATCCGCTTGCTGCAGATACAAATCACCAAGTTTCCCGTGACTACGGTGTCTTAATTGAAGAAGAGGGTGTGGCTTTACGTGGATTGTTCATTATTAATCCTGAAGGCGAAATGATGTACCAAGTGGTTTTCCATAACAACATCGGACGAGATGCTGACGAAACATTGCGTGTTTTGCAAGCATTGCAAACCGGCGGTCTTTGTCCGGCTAACTGGAAGCCAGGTCAAAAGACACTGTAA
- a CDS encoding TVP38/TMEM64 family protein, with amino-acid sequence MKKNTWVKLTVIFAAFLLLFALNHFVFKVTPMSLRDWVLSFGMIAPIIYVLINVIRPFTLFPISVLSLAGGLAFGAVWGTVYTVFSATLGAIISFYVAKHLGSRWLKKTTDSASKIEKWQKQLKEKGFFYIFLLRIIPILNFDLVSYVAGISRLKLRSYVFATMLGVLPGTLAYNLLGDSFIKGNGTVIAIAVCLVILAACIPILLKNKSLISGQIQTQKEDNA; translated from the coding sequence ATGAAGAAAAACACTTGGGTGAAGTTAACAGTCATTTTTGCTGCGTTTCTTCTTTTGTTCGCACTCAACCATTTTGTTTTCAAAGTTACCCCTATGTCTTTACGCGACTGGGTGCTGTCCTTTGGCATGATCGCACCTATTATATATGTCTTGATCAATGTAATTCGACCTTTTACACTTTTTCCAATATCGGTTCTATCTCTAGCTGGCGGACTTGCTTTTGGGGCAGTTTGGGGAACCGTATATACTGTTTTCAGCGCAACGCTGGGTGCGATTATCTCTTTTTATGTCGCTAAACATTTAGGTTCACGCTGGCTGAAAAAGACAACAGATTCTGCATCCAAGATTGAAAAATGGCAGAAACAATTAAAAGAAAAAGGGTTCTTTTATATATTCCTCCTCAGAATCATTCCGATTTTGAATTTTGACCTTGTAAGCTATGTAGCAGGAATTTCCCGATTAAAGCTCCGGTCCTATGTTTTTGCAACCATGCTAGGGGTGCTGCCAGGAACACTGGCATATAACCTGCTGGGGGATAGTTTTATAAAAGGAAATGGAACAGTTATCGCGATCGCCGTTTGTCTGGTTATTTTGGCAGCCTGTATTCCAATCCTTTTGAAAAATAAAAGCCTGATATCAGGGCAAATTCAAACTCAAAAAGAAGATAACGCGTAA
- a CDS encoding VOC family protein, with the protein MKPIHKDTHIGNVTLKVRDLEKLIRFYTETIGLKVLTRSDSAAQLTADGIKPLLTLEGNPKLEQRPVRSAGLYHLALLVPTRKDLANVLQHFIKTDTRLAGASNHKFSEAIYLQDPENNGIEVYRDVDRKDWVRDEKGKLPAVSEPLDVHGLLDEADNKMWNGLPEKTVMGHVHLNVTNIPEAEEFYVNVLGFEEQTRMANHALFISAGGYHHHIALNIWNGPNAIPSPIDAVGLLHYEIVVANDEVLETLKQSLQHQNIAFTAESNRIYVKDPAGNGIIIKIVM; encoded by the coding sequence ATGAAGCCTATTCATAAAGATACACATATCGGCAATGTCACACTCAAGGTAAGAGACCTGGAGAAACTTATCCGGTTTTATACAGAGACCATTGGATTAAAAGTACTCACTAGATCCGATTCTGCTGCACAGTTAACAGCTGACGGAATTAAGCCGCTCTTGACCTTAGAAGGCAATCCAAAGCTTGAGCAGCGTCCGGTTCGCAGTGCGGGCTTATACCATTTAGCATTGCTTGTACCCACACGGAAAGACCTTGCGAATGTTCTTCAGCATTTTATAAAAACAGATACCCGCCTGGCTGGGGCATCCAACCATAAATTCAGTGAAGCTATATACCTGCAAGACCCTGAAAACAACGGGATAGAAGTTTATCGAGATGTGGACCGGAAAGATTGGGTCCGCGATGAAAAAGGAAAATTGCCTGCAGTGAGCGAACCATTAGATGTACATGGTTTATTAGATGAGGCTGATAACAAAATGTGGAATGGTCTACCCGAAAAGACGGTGATGGGCCATGTGCATTTAAACGTAACAAACATTCCAGAAGCAGAAGAGTTCTATGTGAATGTGCTCGGTTTTGAAGAACAAACAAGAATGGCCAATCATGCCTTATTCATCTCTGCGGGCGGATATCATCACCATATTGCCTTAAACATTTGGAACGGCCCGAATGCTATTCCTTCACCTATAGATGCTGTAGGTCTTCTGCATTATGAAATCGTTGTGGCGAATGATGAGGTTCTCGAGACTTTAAAACAGTCGCTTCAGCATCAAAACATAGCGTTCACTGCTGAATCTAACCGCATTTATGTGAAGGATCCAGCCGGAAATGGCATTATTATTAAAATAGTTATGTAG
- the moaA gene encoding GTP 3',8-cyclase MoaA, whose amino-acid sequence MDKKKVVDQWQRPLRDLRISVTDQCNFRCTYCMPKEIFGTDYPFLTNEELLSFDEIVLIATQFARSGVEKIRITGGEPLLRKGLPDLLRRLRSIQGIKDIALTTNGVLLPKLAAEIKEAGMDRVTVSLDTLDDQLFGSINGRGVGVQPILKGIEAAHQAGLQVKINMMVKKGVNDQEILPMARYFKNTPYVLRFIEYMDVGTSNGWNWDDVVSKEDILKVIGDELPLEPVPGHYYGEVAKRYQYKDGTGEIGIISSISDTFCSTCTRARLSADGKVYTCLFASNGTDFKHFIRNGASDQEVYERILNTWSNRKDRYSDERREQNAEERKKIEMSYIGG is encoded by the coding sequence ATGGATAAAAAGAAAGTTGTTGACCAATGGCAGCGTCCTCTTCGCGATTTGCGGATATCGGTAACCGACCAATGTAATTTTCGCTGTACCTATTGTATGCCTAAAGAAATTTTCGGAACGGATTATCCATTTTTAACGAATGAGGAGTTGTTATCTTTTGATGAGATCGTACTGATAGCCACTCAATTTGCTCGTTCAGGCGTTGAGAAAATCCGTATTACAGGCGGTGAACCTTTATTGCGTAAAGGGTTACCCGATCTTTTAAGAAGGCTTCGTTCTATTCAAGGAATAAAAGATATTGCATTAACAACAAATGGCGTGCTGCTACCTAAACTTGCAGCTGAAATTAAAGAAGCAGGAATGGACCGGGTTACCGTAAGTCTTGATACGCTTGATGACCAGCTTTTCGGAAGTATTAACGGACGGGGAGTCGGGGTTCAGCCTATTTTAAAAGGAATAGAAGCTGCCCATCAAGCTGGTCTTCAAGTGAAAATTAACATGATGGTCAAAAAAGGGGTCAATGATCAGGAGATCCTGCCGATGGCTCGTTACTTCAAGAATACTCCTTATGTGCTTCGTTTCATAGAATATATGGATGTTGGCACATCAAACGGATGGAACTGGGACGATGTTGTTTCTAAGGAAGATATCTTAAAGGTAATCGGCGATGAACTTCCACTTGAACCTGTGCCTGGCCATTATTATGGTGAAGTTGCAAAAAGGTATCAATACAAAGATGGAACAGGTGAGATCGGTATTATTTCTTCTATTAGTGATACATTTTGTTCTACATGCACTAGGGCCCGTCTTTCGGCAGATGGAAAAGTGTATACTTGCTTATTTGCTTCGAACGGTACTGATTTTAAACACTTCATACGTAATGGGGCTTCTGATCAGGAGGTTTATGAGCGAATTTTAAACACATGGAGCAACAGAAAAGATCGTTATTCAGATGAAAGAAGAGAACAGAATGCTGAAGAACGAAAGAAAATAGAAATGTCATATATCGGGGGCTGA
- a CDS encoding cold-shock protein, which translates to MEQGKVKWFNAEKGFGFIEREGGDDVFVHFSAIQSEGFKSLDEGQDVTFEVEQGQRGPQATNVRKA; encoded by the coding sequence ATGGAACAAGGTAAAGTTAAATGGTTTAACGCAGAAAAAGGTTTCGGATTCATCGAGCGCGAAGGTGGAGACGACGTATTCGTACATTTCTCAGCTATCCAATCAGAAGGTTTCAAGTCATTAGATGAAGGTCAAGACGTAACTTTTGAAGTTGAACAAGGTCAACGCGGACCTCAAGCTACTAACGTACGTAAGGCGTAA
- a CDS encoding STAS domain-containing protein, with the protein MDLQLKQKLDQIEIGNKINENAEQIAQKIITNILKNETYVSLQHRDQGQEGLEASITFIRLIGDAISGKLADPKQTITEWGEKVGMAAVHSGQPLDETLESTSYYRNSIWDFIKEEGSVQSMTADSVLHISTTINPMIDYAVQAFSKSYVKNYRDMAEKFNLSLQELSVPVVPLFPGVAVLPVVGEIDTNRAKILLDSTLQQCVESEITSLVIDLSGVSYIDTMVAHRIFQLVSTLKLLGVKTTLTGLSPEIAQTSVSLNLNFSEITLKGNLLQALADFGYGKLNK; encoded by the coding sequence ATGGATCTTCAATTGAAGCAAAAGCTTGATCAAATCGAAATCGGTAACAAGATTAACGAAAATGCAGAACAAATCGCCCAGAAGATCATCACAAACATTTTAAAAAATGAAACGTATGTTTCACTTCAGCATAGAGATCAAGGACAGGAGGGACTCGAAGCATCCATCACTTTTATCCGGTTAATAGGAGACGCAATTTCTGGCAAATTGGCTGATCCAAAACAGACGATCACTGAATGGGGTGAAAAGGTTGGGATGGCTGCTGTTCATTCAGGACAGCCGCTTGACGAAACATTGGAGAGCACTTCCTATTATCGCAATTCAATTTGGGATTTTATTAAAGAAGAAGGCTCCGTGCAATCCATGACAGCTGATTCTGTATTACACATTTCAACCACGATTAATCCTATGATTGATTATGCCGTCCAAGCGTTCAGCAAATCTTATGTAAAAAACTATCGGGATATGGCGGAAAAATTCAACCTATCCCTTCAAGAACTCTCCGTTCCAGTTGTTCCGCTCTTTCCAGGAGTAGCGGTACTACCTGTTGTTGGAGAAATTGATACAAATCGAGCGAAAATATTATTAGACTCCACTTTGCAGCAATGTGTTGAAAGCGAGATTACTTCACTAGTTATTGACTTATCAGGAGTTAGCTACATTGATACGATGGTTGCTCATCGTATTTTCCAGCTCGTATCAACACTAAAACTTCTTGGTGTGAAAACCACACTTACCGGATTAAGTCCAGAGATTGCACAAACTTCCGTAAGCTTAAACTTAAACTTTAGCGAAATCACCTTAAAAGGGAATCTGCTTCAAGCTTTAGCGGATTTTGGATATGGCAAACTTAATAAATAA